ATAACTAATCCAGAAAATGTAGTATTTGAATTCTCTGGTTCAATGATAATTTTAGCACCCGAAACACCTAATGCAGGCCAAGCTTGTGAACTTCCATCGATAATAGTATTAGAAGTTATAATTGGCAATGCTGATCTTAATCTAATTGTTCTATTTGCATTATCTGTTGGATCTCCAGAAAGCTGAAAGTTTATAACAAACGGTGTTGTTCTGTTAGCAGCAGCTGCATTTAATAAGCCTTGCCTCAAAGTTCCAGGTCCGCTATCAGCTGTGCTTGTTACGTTATAAGTTTGAGCAAAAACCTTATTAAAACAAAAAAGAGTTGCAACAAGGATAAAAAATCTGAGAAAGCGCATAAAATAGTTTGAAGAGCCAAAATACAATTTTCATTATATATTGCCTAACTGTTTAGTTAAGAATATTTACATATTTTATAATCACGTTTCACTTACAATACACCATTTAAACAGATGTTTATCTATATTTGCAGATATGTCCCCGTAGTTCAATGGATAGAATTATGGTTTCCGGTACCATCGATATGAGTTCGAATCTCGTCGGGGACACAAGAAAGGCTTGCAATATTTGCAAGCCTTTTCATTAACATAAGTTTTCTATTTAGTTAAACAACATTAACTCAAACATTGCTTTTTTTGCTTTTTTAGTTAACTTTAGAATGTCAATCAGACCCAAAATATAGCTAGCCGATGAGATTTCGCATTTCCTTTATTACATTTTTACTTTTGGCCTGTAACATCTTTACCTTTGCTCAGAGTGCTGATGATCTTTTTACACAAGCACGTAAAGCTGCTTTTAATGAGTCTAACTATCCAAAAGCGATTAGCTTAAGTAAAACCGCATTACAAGCCAGCCCTGATTATGCAGACATAAGAGTGTTTTTAGGAAGGGTTTATACTTGGAGCAAAAAACCGGATAGTGCTAGAGCAGAGTTTAACTACATCATTGATAAACAACCTACTTACGAGGATGCATACGTGGCCCTAGGTAATTTAGAATTCTGGAATGAAAATACAGATAAAGCATTGATTGTTGTTAACAAAGGTCTTAAAGTGGTTCCCAACTCTGAACCTTTAAATTTATTAAAGGCAAAATTGCTTAACGATTTAAAACGCTGGGAAGAAGCTGATGTATTATTAGTTGATATCTTAAAGAAAAACCCTTCACTTACAGAAGCTCGTTCCTTAGCGAGTAGGGTTAAAGAAAATAGTGCAAAAAATAGAGTTGGAGTTAATTATAGCTTCATCTATTTCGATAAACAGTTTGCAGACCCATGGCATATTGCAAGTGTTGATTATAGCAGGCAAACGAAATATGGTTCTATTGCTGGCAGAGTAAATTATGCGAATAGATTTAACAGCAGTGGGCTTCAATTTGAAATTGATGCTTATCCAAGAATTTCGAATACCTTTTATGCTTATGTAAGTGGTGGTTATGCAACAGAAGCTGGTGTATTTCCCAAATATAGAGCTGGCTTTTCTCTTTATGCCAACTTACCACATAGTTTCGAAGCAGATGCAGGACTTAGATATTTGAGATTCGGTGACAATACTTTTATTTACACTGCATCCATTGGCAAATACTATAAAAACTTCTGGTTTAACTTCAGAACATACTTAACCCCATCAACAAGTAACGTTTCTCAATCATTTTCATTAAACACCAGATATTATTTTGGCGGTGCCGATGATTATTTAAGTTTAAGTCTAGGAACGGGTTTGTCTCCAGATGATCAAAATAATGTATTGATTAATGCCACCAATTACAAGCTAAAATCTAACAGTATCTCTTTAGGATTAAGGAAATCATTTAAAACCTTTAATGTTGTAACCTTTAATTTAGGTTTAGAAAATCAAGAATATTTGAAAGGTGTTAAGGGTAATCAATTTGATGCGAGCATAGGTTATATCAGAAGGTTTTAGTGATTATGAAAAAAAACAAACTCCTTCTTTTTATAGCCTTCATTTTTGCTATTCCAGTACTGATGTTTATCTTTTGGTGGCTTAAACCTAAAAATAAAATGGTAGTGGCCATCGTAGACAAAACGGTTTTAACAAGCGATGGTCAAGAGCATATCTCCCTAACTTGGATTTTAAATCACGAGAGACTAACTAAAACTAATACAAAGAGATACAATATTCGTAATGACTACTTTGGTTTTTTTCCGAAGGATAACGAGAAGTTTAGACTTAAAGGTTTAGAGCGTTTTACGGATGTACAATTAAAGCAACTAAGTGATGATGCCGATATTGCCTATTTTACCGACACTTATGGTATCTACAAAAAAGAGTGGTATAATCAACATACCGATCAGCGTAGCTCGGGTATATTGTACGGCGGGTTAAGTGAAAAGGATTTAGATTTTTTAGCCTTAATGAAAGCTAAAAAAAAGCTCATCGTTACAGAATTTAACACAATCGGTTCTCCAACTACCCCACAAAACAGAAGCCGTTTCGAAAGTATGTTTGGTATGCATTGGACAGGTTGGACGGCGAGGTATTTTGATAGCCTTGATACCTTAAGAAATACCGAACTTCCAAAATGGTTGGTAAAAAACTATAAAACATCCAATAATAACAAATGGACATTTAAACGAGCTGGTATTGCTTTTGTAAGTGATCTTGATCAAGTTGTAATTTTAGAAGATACGACACATTTAACCAATGACATACCTATGATTGTGACAAGTAAATTTGGCATAGAAAAATTTGGCCTACCTGAAAGGATGAAATATCCCTTTTGGTTTGATGTAATTGTACCGAACAATAAAGTCAATCAAAACGTATCAAATTTTGAGATTAGCACTAATCAAAAAGGAAAAACCGAACTAGCCAAGTATGGCATTCCTGCTAGTTTTCCTGCAATTTTAATGCATAAAGGAAATGATTATCAATTTTATTATTTCTCTGGAGATTTTTGTGATAATCCATTATCAATGACATCCTCTTACTTTAGAGGAATAGAATTTTTTAAGTTCTTAATGTATGACACAGAAGACAAAATGGAACGCAAAAGTTTCTTCTGGAATTTTTACAGGCCATTGATGACAACCATTTTAAAAGAACAAGCCCACAAAAAATAGTTATTTTTTAAGTATTGAGTAATTCCTTATTAATGAATCTGGCCAAATTTTGGCGCCATTAGTTATTTTATTATTTCGCTTCTTAAAATTTTCGAATTTGTTTTTTATTTGATTTAGAACTTCTTCATCTTCAATAGCTACTTCTTGCATATTATTATCAAGCTTAAACAAAGTATTCCCGTTTAAATGATATTCTCCCATAACAAAATCAATCATATCTGTTTTGGTCTGAATAATCGGATATTGATGTATATTTCTAAAATTACGAGCTGTATCAAGTCCAGTTCCCATCCAACTTGATTGAGATGGAATTTTTAGTTTATAGTTCGTTTTCAAATAGGCTAAAATACTTGGTGTTATATCAAAATGTGTTGAGACAGATTCCATTTGGGCCGTACGTTTTAGCATTGGTGAGAAGATAATCAATGGCACATGGTAACGATCAATTTTATTGTTCATTGGTATTTCTGGCATTCTATGATCCCCAGTAATTACGAAAATAGTATTGGTATAATCACTTCTTTTTTGATACTTAAAAAAGAAATTTCGTAATGCTTCATCTGTATATAAGATGCTCGAATATTGTAGTTTATAATTACGATAAGTTGCCTTCTGTTCTTCGCTAAAATTCAGCTGACTCATTCTGTTTTCAAATAACTTTAGGTATTTTTCCTGATTATCGATTAAAAACGGGTTATGCGTTGCAACCGTTAAAACCACACTTAGTTCAGGATTTTGAGGCAATTGGCTTCTTGTATTTAAGAAATAATCAAATAACTGATCATCTGAATAACCCCATGTGAAACCATTTTGAACAGGCAACTTTGTATATCCATTTGGAAAGCTTGCACCATCTTTTATTTCATCAACTGCATTTTTTTGTAAAAAGGTTTTCATGTTATCGAATTTCGAATCGCCTCCATAATAGAATGATGTACGGTAGTTATTATATTTCAATAAACTGTACAAAGACAAATGGCCTGGCATTTTATCATTTAATTCTAAAAAGCCATTTTTTGCAAATGGCAGCGATCCCATTAATGATGGTAAAACAGCGAATGTTCTACCACCTTCACTTAAAAAGTTTTTCCAGTATAAACTTTTGTTAGCAAGAGAATCTATAAAAGGCGTGAAATTACCTAAGTATGCACCTTCATTTGTAAATGCCCTTCCTAAACCTTCAACCAAAATAAAGACAATATTTGGTGGCGTTTTACTAGGATTCATAAAAGGAGTTAATACATCCGCTGTTTGCTCTTGATGCAAAAAAGGATATTCACTTTCATTAATATATTCAAAATTCACTAAGCTTGAGTTACTGCTTTCATAATCAGCGATGTAACTATCACTATAAATATCTAACTCTTCAGGCTGAGGGAAGAAATAATTATAAGATGCTGAGAAGAAGTAATCAGACTTATTTAGAACAAGGTTATTTGCAAAATCTGATTGAAACGCTGTACTGCCAATCGAATTTACGTTAACAAGCAATAACAAAAGTGAAATTACTGGAAATATTAAGGCGATCTTTCCTGATATATTAATTCTCTTAGGAAAAAATTTTAAGGCAAATATTAGTCCAGCTAATAGCAACAAAAAGCCCAAGATGATCCAAATGCTTAAACTTCCTGATGCCCCGACTGTTTGTTCAATATCTGCGATAGAGTAGCCATATAAATCACTACCTAAAGGCAATAAAGAAGCATTAAAATAATTAATCAGTAGTAACTGTGTTAATGCCAAAAGAAAAATTAAAACATAACTTATAACTACCGCAGCCTTTTTTGAAACAAAGTATATAATCACAAACAGCAAGTATTCTAGCCACAACCATTTGAGCCAAAAAACCAGACCTTTAAATAAAGAAAGTGCTATAATGTTAAATATATGTTCTGGAAATTCATGCGTAAATCCATTAAATAGAACTTCAAAAACACTTAATATTAGTAAAACACCCAACCACACTAAAAAAATTCTTGCAAATTCTTTAGTTACATTATACAGTTGTTTCAATTTTTTATTTCTTGAATCCTTGTCCATATCTGCAATTAACTATTTGGTTTCTTTGGCGAAGAAAGGCCCTGCCTAGTCATTTCTCCCCACGAGTTTTTCTTTTGATAAAGATCAATATTTCCCTTAATGGAAGACCATACAACAAACGGGTGAAAAACAAATGGCTCCATCAATGCAGTTCCAATTAACCTTGCAATGTCTCGGTACCTGCTGTATTGATTATAAGTTAGAACTTCCATTAGAATAGCAAAAATAGAGTACATGATACCGAAGCTGAACACCAAACCCAATAAGCCAAAGAAAAAATACCAATTAGTTAAGCCAAAAAGCGCAAGAATAATAAAGCAAGACATTCCTACAAACTCTATAATAGGCGCCAGATACTCAAAAAAGAACCAATATGGATAGCTTAACATTCCTAATAGCCCATATTTAGGATTGAAAAACATAACTTTATGCATTCTCAGTGTTTCGATGGTTCCTCTTGCCCATCTATTTCTTTGTCTACCTAAAATTTTAAAGGATACTGGAGCCTCCGTCCAACACAATGGATCTGGAATAAAACTAACTCTGTAAGGCTGCTTCAGTTCTTCCATGTATCTTCTCATTCTAACAACGAGTTCCATGTCTTCTCCAACGGTATTATGATCATAACCGCCACATTTTACTGCAATTTCTTTATCAAATGCTCCAAATGCCCCAGAAATTAATAAAAGACCATTCAATCTGCTCCAAGCCATCCTTCCTAACAAAAATGCCCTAATATATTCAAGGGTTTGCATTCTAGGTAAAAAAGTATTTGGCAGGTTTATCTTAACCAACATTCCATCTTCAATGGTACATCCATTTGCAATTCTGATCACACCTCCTGTGGCAATAACTCTTTTATCAGTATTTTCTAAAAATGGTTTAGCCAGCTTAAGTAGTGCATCTTGTTCAAGTATACAATCAACATCAATACAAACAATATATTCTTTCTGCGATATATTTATGCCAACGTTTAAGGCATCGGCCTTGCCACCATTTACTTTATCTACAACTATTAATTTGCGATATTTTTTAGCTCTACTCTTATAAACGCCCCTAACTGGCTTTGTTGCCACTTGCTCGTTAACAAAAAAATCGCTTTTATATAAATCGTAGGCGGCAATCAGTTTTTCTAGTGAATCGTCTTTGCTTCCATCATTAATTATAATTACTTCTAAATTATTGTAATGTATGGATAGTAATGAACGTACATTTTCAATAACATTAGCTCCTTCATTGTATGCAGGAGCCAATATACTCATACCAGGTGCTTGTGTAGAACTTGCCAATGCCCTATAATCTGTAAAGCTATTTTTAAATAAATATCTCCTAATTTCTCCTATAGAATATAAACCAATAAACACATAAAGGCTTAATAGTACGATTGAATAAAGTAAAATACTGTAAGTAAGTATATCAACTAAAATGGACTGCCAACTCATATCAACTCTCCTTTTATTTGTTTAATAATCTGATCTAAAGGATGCTGTTTACTTTGCGGAAGCTTTTCTACTTCTTCTAATCCCTGTGGGTTGATGTTGGCGATTGTACGAACAATTAATCTCTTCAATTCGTTCTCCTCCTGATCCAAAAACTCTATCAAAGCAGGAATATCATCGTCATAACCAATATCTTGCAATACCTTTACAATGGCTTTTTGATTTTTTAAGGTTTCAACTGGATACCTATCTATCAGAATCTTTGAAGTATCATTGGTATAAATTTTTTCTAAAGTGTAAATTACTTCTAATCGAATAGTCTCATTTGAATGAGTTAAAAGTTCTGTTATTTGGGAATAAAGTTCAAATCGATGATAGTTTCTTACCAATTTTAGTGCAAAAACAATTACGCTTATATTAGTCGAATCAAGCCATTTTTCGATACCACTGAAATTATCTGGAGCAAGGCGAGAAAGCTCTTGCAATAATTTTATCTGCTGCCATTCAGAAATCTGATAGCTTACCACATCTAAAAATCTTAGGCCTTCAAAACCATATAATTTAACAATGGTAGTTTGGGCTTCCATCCTCACCAAATCATTTTTATTATTAGTAGATCTGTAGATTTTATTTAAATGGGTTTTTTGGCCCATTATGCCAAGCTCTTGAATTGCCTTTGCCTTTATATGCCAACGCCTACTTTTAAGTCTTTTAACTGCATATTTATCTAAGTTGAGCTGATTGTAAAG
The sequence above is drawn from the Pedobacter frigiditerrae genome and encodes:
- a CDS encoding glycosyltransferase, with the translated sequence MSWQSILVDILTYSILLYSIVLLSLYVFIGLYSIGEIRRYLFKNSFTDYRALASSTQAPGMSILAPAYNEGANVIENVRSLLSIHYNNLEVIIINDGSKDDSLEKLIAAYDLYKSDFFVNEQVATKPVRGVYKSRAKKYRKLIVVDKVNGGKADALNVGINISQKEYIVCIDVDCILEQDALLKLAKPFLENTDKRVIATGGVIRIANGCTIEDGMLVKINLPNTFLPRMQTLEYIRAFLLGRMAWSRLNGLLLISGAFGAFDKEIAVKCGGYDHNTVGEDMELVVRMRRYMEELKQPYRVSFIPDPLCWTEAPVSFKILGRQRNRWARGTIETLRMHKVMFFNPKYGLLGMLSYPYWFFFEYLAPIIEFVGMSCFIILALFGLTNWYFFFGLLGLVFSFGIMYSIFAILMEVLTYNQYSRYRDIARLIGTALMEPFVFHPFVVWSSIKGNIDLYQKKNSWGEMTRQGLSSPKKPNS
- a CDS encoding YaiO family outer membrane beta-barrel protein, translated to MRFRISFITFLLLACNIFTFAQSADDLFTQARKAAFNESNYPKAISLSKTALQASPDYADIRVFLGRVYTWSKKPDSARAEFNYIIDKQPTYEDAYVALGNLEFWNENTDKALIVVNKGLKVVPNSEPLNLLKAKLLNDLKRWEEADVLLVDILKKNPSLTEARSLASRVKENSAKNRVGVNYSFIYFDKQFADPWHIASVDYSRQTKYGSIAGRVNYANRFNSSGLQFEIDAYPRISNTFYAYVSGGYATEAGVFPKYRAGFSLYANLPHSFEADAGLRYLRFGDNTFIYTASIGKYYKNFWFNFRTYLTPSTSNVSQSFSLNTRYYFGGADDYLSLSLGTGLSPDDQNNVLINATNYKLKSNSISLGLRKSFKTFNVVTFNLGLENQEYLKGVKGNQFDASIGYIRRF
- a CDS encoding LTA synthase family protein; protein product: MDKDSRNKKLKQLYNVTKEFARIFLVWLGVLLILSVFEVLFNGFTHEFPEHIFNIIALSLFKGLVFWLKWLWLEYLLFVIIYFVSKKAAVVISYVLIFLLALTQLLLINYFNASLLPLGSDLYGYSIADIEQTVGASGSLSIWIILGFLLLLAGLIFALKFFPKRINISGKIALIFPVISLLLLLVNVNSIGSTAFQSDFANNLVLNKSDYFFSASYNYFFPQPEELDIYSDSYIADYESSNSSLVNFEYINESEYPFLHQEQTADVLTPFMNPSKTPPNIVFILVEGLGRAFTNEGAYLGNFTPFIDSLANKSLYWKNFLSEGGRTFAVLPSLMGSLPFAKNGFLELNDKMPGHLSLYSLLKYNNYRTSFYYGGDSKFDNMKTFLQKNAVDEIKDGASFPNGYTKLPVQNGFTWGYSDDQLFDYFLNTRSQLPQNPELSVVLTVATHNPFLIDNQEKYLKLFENRMSQLNFSEEQKATYRNYKLQYSSILYTDEALRNFFFKYQKRSDYTNTIFVITGDHRMPEIPMNNKIDRYHVPLIIFSPMLKRTAQMESVSTHFDITPSILAYLKTNYKLKIPSQSSWMGTGLDTARNFRNIHQYPIIQTKTDMIDFVMGEYHLNGNTLFKLDNNMQEVAIEDEEVLNQIKNKFENFKKRNNKITNGAKIWPDSLIRNYSILKK